The Medicago truncatula cultivar Jemalong A17 chromosome 4, MtrunA17r5.0-ANR, whole genome shotgun sequence genome includes a region encoding these proteins:
- the LOC25492821 gene encoding DNA repair protein XRCC2 homolog isoform X1 → MNHHERPHLQNWIAGDESGSEMLKRVWRVRPFILPKPLHRVPLRVGNVLELVGPSPSAKTQILIQTAITCILPKDWKGINYGGFEHLVLFIDLDSRFDIQRFSQMLVHRIMEPYGEGGGDYDKKLYDLCMSRFLYVRCSDSFQFLQTLKTLNWRLDKEKEVHGVSVHLLMIDSIGAFHWMDRASMLLSLKENSRKTLFLQSVSEAVVQDIKKLLQVHPMLVITTKSVIFWNKSSTASIEVKGSFMKNNWEERSSRNVTRNSQHLQYREYMPSVWQSFVTHRILIRSSDDHSVTSNCQNSSFYLLEWLLPRLSFSDRIVVKDDGVFLDS, encoded by the exons ATGAATCATCACGAGAGACCACACCTCCAAAACTGGATTGCCGGAGACGAAAGCGGCAGCGAAATGCTGAAAAGAGTATGGAGAGTCCGACCTTTCATCCTCCCTAAGCCGCTTCACAGAGTTCCTCTCCGCGTCGGCAACGTCCTCGAACTCGTCGGTCCTTCGCCATCCGCCAAAACTCAAATCCTCATTCAAACTGCAATCACTTGCATTCTTCCCAAAGACTGGAAGGGGATAAACTACGGTGGATTTGAACATTTGGTTCTATTTATTGATCTTGATTCCAGATTTGATATCCAGCGGTTTTCTCAAATGCTTGTTCATCGGATTATGGAACCTTATG GGGAAGGTGGTGGAGATTATGATAAAAAGCTATATGATTTGTGTATGTCTCGATTTTTGTATGTTCGTTGTTCCGACAGTTTTCAGTTTCTTCAGACTCTCAAG ACATTAAATTGGCGCTTGGATAAGGAGAAAGAAGTTCACGGGGTTAGTGTTCACTTGCTCATGATTGACAG TATTGGAGCTTTTCATTGGATGGATCGTGCATCTATGTTGTTGTCTCTAAAAGAAAACAGCAG GAAAACGCTTTTTCTTCAAAGTGTGTCTGAAGCGGTAGTTCAGGATATTAAAAAACTTCTTCAGGTGCATCCAATGCTGGTTATAACTACGAAGTCGGTGATTTTTTGGAATAAAAGTTCCACAGCTTCAATTGAGGTCAAAGG AAGTTTCATGAAAAATAATTGGGAAGAAAGAAGTTCAAGAAATGTAACAAGAAACAGTCAACATTTGCAGTATCGCGAGTACATGCCTTCTGTCTGGCAG TCTTTTGTTACACACAGAATACTCATACGTTCTTCAG atgATCATTCTGTTACAAGCAACTGTCAGAACTCCTCATTCTATTTGTTGGAATGGTTATTGCCAAGATTGAGTTTTTCAGACAGGATTGTAGTGAAAGAT GATGGAGTTTTTCTCGATTCATGA
- the LOC25492821 gene encoding DNA repair protein XRCC2 homolog isoform X2: MNHHERPHLQNWIAGDESGSEMLKRVWRVRPFILPKPLHRVPLRVGNVLELVGPSPSAKTQILIQTAITCILPKDWKGINYGGFEHLVLFIDLDSRFDIQRFSQMLVHRIMEPYGEGGGDYDKKLYDLCMSRFLYVRCSDSFQFLQTLKTLNWRLDKEKEVHGVSVHLLMIDSIGAFHWMDRASMLLSLKENSR; this comes from the exons ATGAATCATCACGAGAGACCACACCTCCAAAACTGGATTGCCGGAGACGAAAGCGGCAGCGAAATGCTGAAAAGAGTATGGAGAGTCCGACCTTTCATCCTCCCTAAGCCGCTTCACAGAGTTCCTCTCCGCGTCGGCAACGTCCTCGAACTCGTCGGTCCTTCGCCATCCGCCAAAACTCAAATCCTCATTCAAACTGCAATCACTTGCATTCTTCCCAAAGACTGGAAGGGGATAAACTACGGTGGATTTGAACATTTGGTTCTATTTATTGATCTTGATTCCAGATTTGATATCCAGCGGTTTTCTCAAATGCTTGTTCATCGGATTATGGAACCTTATG GGGAAGGTGGTGGAGATTATGATAAAAAGCTATATGATTTGTGTATGTCTCGATTTTTGTATGTTCGTTGTTCCGACAGTTTTCAGTTTCTTCAGACTCTCAAG ACATTAAATTGGCGCTTGGATAAGGAGAAAGAAGTTCACGGGGTTAGTGTTCACTTGCTCATGATTGACAG TATTGGAGCTTTTCATTGGATGGATCGTGCATCTATGTTGTTGTCTCTAAAAGAAAACAGCAGGTAA
- the LOC25492822 gene encoding uncharacterized protein gives MNIMSTHQCGWPLRIQDHPDKGSINKAQFSGYHSPSKGLDFLNVAQHKCCNTARKCRPIFASTASDNMDPYDSDDSDKNKSQNNDEIKGKNDQVNSDRLRESLEKIVGTDDSRFSGFDLATLIRNKYGKSYDVQLIKKEFMGRNFLAMNVMWKYMEQRSFPLTEEEYILRLDDVANSLKCWGAVSHIRNSLAKSKERPRIGKAVSIFIDMDESGARANEWIYK, from the exons ATGAACATTATGTCCACCCACCAGTGTGGTTGGCCCCTAAGAATCCAGGATCATCCTGACAAAGGAAGTATTAATAAGGCTCAATTTTCAGGATATCATTCTCCCTCCAAAGGATTAGACTTCCTTAATGTTGCTCAACATAAATGTTGCAATACTGCCAGAAAATGTAGGCCTATTTTTGCCAGTACAGCGAGTGACAATATGGATCCctatgattcagatgatagtgACAAGAACAAATCTCAGAATAATGATGAAATCAAAGGA aaaaatgatcAGGTGAATAGTGACAGGCTCAGAGAAAGTCTCGAGAAAATAGTCGGTACAGATGATTCGAGATTTAGTGGATTTGACCTTGCTACTCTTATCAGGAACAAATATGGGAAATCTTATGATGTCCAGTTGATTAAGAAG GAATTCATGGGAAGAAATTTCCTTGCTATGAATGTCATGTGGAAGTACATGGAGCAG AGATCATTCCCCTTGACCGAAGAAGAATATATTTTGAGGCTCGATGATGTTGCAAACTCGTTAAAATGTTGGGGAGCTGTCTCGCATATTCGGAACAGCCTAGCAAAGTCGAAAGAACGACCTCGGATAGGGAAG GCCGTGAGCATTTTTATAGATATGGACGAGTCTGGTGCACGTGCAAACGAGTGGATCTACAAGTAG